The genomic window TTGAAACGTACACCAATTTTTTCCTGAGGAATCACTGCTTTCATAGCATCTAGAACTTCAAAAAAGAAACGGGTTTTGTTTTCAATAGTTCCGCCATATTCATCTGTTCTTGTATTAGAGCATCCTGTGAAAAATTGATGAAACAAATAACCGTTAGACGAATGAATTTCTACACCATCAAAGCCTGCTTTTATAGCATTTACTGCTGCATTTTGAAAATCTTTAACCGTAGTTTTAATATCTTCAATTGTCATTTCCTTTGGTGTCACAGTGTCTTTAAAGCCTTCTGGCGTAAAAGATTGTGCGTTTGGATTTATAGCTGAAGCTGAAAGTGGCAATTCGCCATTATGGAAATTTGGATGAGATATTCTGCCCACATGCCATAATTGGATAAAGATTTTTCCGCCTTTATCATGGACACGTTTCGTTACTTTTTTCCAGCCTTCTACTTGTTCCTCAGAATAAATACCTGGTGTATGAATATAACCCACAGCTTTCTCTGAAACCTGAGAGCCTTCGGTAATAATTAATCCTGCCGATGCGCGCTGCTCGTAATACAAACCTTGTAACTCATCTGTCGCTACGTGGGCTTTATTATCTGCTCGACTTCGCGTCATGGGAGCCATTACAACTCTATTCTTTAAACTTAT from Algibacter sp. L1A34 includes these protein-coding regions:
- a CDS encoding alkene reductase: MSKQALLTPYSKNISLKNRVVMAPMTRSRADNKAHVATDELQGLYYEQRASAGLIITEGSQVSEKAVGYIHTPGIYSEEQVEGWKKVTKRVHDKGGKIFIQLWHVGRISHPNFHNGELPLSASAINPNAQSFTPEGFKDTVTPKEMTIEDIKTTVKDFQNAAVNAIKAGFDGVEIHSSNGYLFHQFFTGCSNTRTDEYGGTIENKTRFFFEVLDAMKAVIPQEKIGVRFNPSLNGMFGITVDKQTIPTFEYIIKKLNDYNLAYVHLSEPFTDVSEVPFAVTEIAKHFRPLYNGTLMINTNFDQAKGNKVIEDGDADLVAYGKPFISNPDLVERFENNLELTAWNQDTFYTTGVEGYTDYPKASKKAV